In Haemorhous mexicanus isolate bHaeMex1 chromosome 21, bHaeMex1.pri, whole genome shotgun sequence, the following proteins share a genomic window:
- the LRRC26 gene encoding leucine-rich repeat-containing protein 26 isoform X2: MRAAAGSGALPDICSQRHRARPSTAGLGEAWGSREPVRGGREHSVPWGAAMGCRRLPGPVLALLLLLRPPPSAACPAACRCSPGEADCSERGLLGVPWSLSANTSALWLGYNFITVLGPRSFPPLPGLRLLSLAHNRLELIHPQALLGLGALQELDLSHNHLSVLTPDTFLPLTSLATLNLVSNRLEQLEPGVPGALPQLRALLLQDNPWVCSCSILPLWRWLSHNREKVRGSGRRSAVSWGRRAAAGAAGKLEPQCGAGVEVSATIQSHFPWRIPGQESCCVSATCWPWPCPGDVSVQERWEPGSRLAALHGSGVPRAQG, from the exons ATGCGAGCGGCTGCTGGGAGCGGAGCGCTGCCCGACATCTGCAGCCAGCGCCACCGGGCTcggcccagcactgctgggctgggcgAGGCGTGGGGCTCTAGGGAGCCTGTCCGTGGGGGCAGGGAGCActctgtgccctggggggcAGCCATGGGCTGCCGGAGGCTCCCCGGCCccgtgctggccctgctgctgctcctgcgCCCGCCACCCTCGGCCGCCTGCCCGGCCGCCTGCCGCTGCTCCCCGGGAGAGGCGGACTGCAGCGAGCGGGGCCTTCTCGGGGTGCCCTGGAGCCTCTCGGCCAACACCAGCGCCCTGTGGCTCGGCTACAACTTCATCACCGTGCTGGGACCCCGCTCCTTCCCCccgctgccggggctgcggctgctcagcctggcccaCAACCGCCTGGAGCTGATCCACCCGCAGGCGCTGCTGGGACTCGGGGCGCTGCAGGAGCTGGACCTCAGCCACAACCACCTCAGCGTGCTCACCCCCGACACCTTCCTGCCCCTCACCAGCCTGGCCACGCTCAACCTGGTCAGCaacaggctggagcagctggagcccgGGGTGCCGGGCGCCTTGCCCCAGCTCCGGGCACTTCTCCTGCAGGACAACCCCTGggtgtgcagctgcagcatcctgccACTCTGGCGCTGGCTCAGCCACAACAGGGAGAAAGTGCGAG GTTCAGGCAGACGGAGCGCCGTGAGCTGGGGCCGCAGGGCTGCCGCGGGAGCTGCTGGCAAGCTTGAACCGCAG TGTGGAGCTGGGGTAGAGGTCAGTGCAACCATCCAGAGCCATTTCCCGTGGAGAATTCctggccaggagagctgctgtgtgagTGCTACATGCTGGCCGTGGCCATGTCCTGGGGATGTTTCTGTGCAGGAGAGGTGGGAGCCGGGGTCTCGGCTGGCGGCACTCCACGGCTCCGGAGTACCGCGAGCTCAGGGGTGA
- the LRRC26 gene encoding leucine-rich repeat-containing protein 26 isoform X3, with protein sequence MRAAAGSGALPDICSQRHRARPSTAGLGEAWGSREPVRGGREHSVPWGAAMGCRRLPGPVLALLLLLRPPPSAACPAACRCSPGEADCSERGLLGVPWSLSANTSALWLGYNFITVLGPRSFPPLPGLRLLSLAHNRLELIHPQALLGLGALQELDLSHNHLSVLTPDTFLPLTSLATLNLVSNRLEQLEPGVPGALPQLRALLLQDNPWVCSCSILPLWRWLSHNREKVREKSLLRCRAPEQLNKYPIMAFGDESFTQCQDTSLSPQQYISSFIIGPFSFMASIFFCTFLGSLVVFYHSLRRDSHCWRRPRICRVH encoded by the exons ATGCGAGCGGCTGCTGGGAGCGGAGCGCTGCCCGACATCTGCAGCCAGCGCCACCGGGCTcggcccagcactgctgggctgggcgAGGCGTGGGGCTCTAGGGAGCCTGTCCGTGGGGGCAGGGAGCActctgtgccctggggggcAGCCATGGGCTGCCGGAGGCTCCCCGGCCccgtgctggccctgctgctgctcctgcgCCCGCCACCCTCGGCCGCCTGCCCGGCCGCCTGCCGCTGCTCCCCGGGAGAGGCGGACTGCAGCGAGCGGGGCCTTCTCGGGGTGCCCTGGAGCCTCTCGGCCAACACCAGCGCCCTGTGGCTCGGCTACAACTTCATCACCGTGCTGGGACCCCGCTCCTTCCCCccgctgccggggctgcggctgctcagcctggcccaCAACCGCCTGGAGCTGATCCACCCGCAGGCGCTGCTGGGACTCGGGGCGCTGCAGGAGCTGGACCTCAGCCACAACCACCTCAGCGTGCTCACCCCCGACACCTTCCTGCCCCTCACCAGCCTGGCCACGCTCAACCTGGTCAGCaacaggctggagcagctggagcccgGGGTGCCGGGCGCCTTGCCCCAGCTCCGGGCACTTCTCCTGCAGGACAACCCCTGggtgtgcagctgcagcatcctgccACTCTGGCGCTGGCTCAGCCACAACAGGGAGAAAGTGCGAG AGAAGAGTTTGCTCcgctgcagagctccagagcagctgaacaAGTATCCGATCATGGCCTTTGGGGACGAGTCCTTCACGCAGTGCCAGGACACCTCACTGTCCCCCCAGCAATACATCTCCTCCTTCATCATCGGGCCCTTCTCCTTCATGGCCAGCATCTTCTTCTGCACCTTCCTGGGCTCCCTGGTCGTGTTCTACCACAGCCTGCGCCGGGACTCCCACTGCTGGAGGAGACCCCGCATCTGCAGGGTGCACTGA
- the RNF224 gene encoding RING finger protein 224 — MSQAGGSPRAEDSGPRVGAHLRTPSRGSQRVECIICYSSYDLGVRLPRRLYCGHTFCQACLKRLDGVSNEQRWIPCPQCRQNTPTPRGGVTMLDLDLATFLAVKADKEQPRGAGRSPAALPAKGPGKEPAVTQQPAGLCPEPGPPALLPRRGCCRLCLCCGVTAAFES, encoded by the coding sequence atgTCCCAGGCCGGTGGCAGCCCCCGGGCAGAGGACTCGGGGCCGCGTGTCGGGGCGCACTTGCGCACCCCCAGCCGGGGCAGCCAGCGCGTCGAGTGCATCATCTGCTACTCCTCCTACGACCTGGGCGTGCGGCTGCCGCGGCGCCTCTACTGCGGTCACACCTTCTGCCAGGCGTGCCTGAAGCGCCTGGACGGGGTCAGCAACGAGCAGCGCTGGATCCCGTGCCCGCAGTGCCGCCAGAACACGCCCACGCCGCGCGGAGGGGTCACCATGCTCGACCTGGACCTGGCCACCTTCCTGGCCGTCAAGGCTGACAAGGAGCAGCCGCGGGGCgccggcaggagcccggccGCGCTGCCCGCCAAGGGCCCGGGCAAGGAGCCGGCGGTGACCCAGCAGCCGGCGGGGCTGTGCCCGGAGCCGGGGCCTCCGGCGCTGCTGCCCCGGCGCGGCTGCTGCcggctgtgcctgtgctgcgGCGTCACCGCGGCCTTCGAGAGCTGA
- the CYSRT1 gene encoding cysteine-rich tail protein 1, translating to MPLCSAKCPCPAVVPVPPEQCPCPLPSAQGQVPAVQCPVPCTRCAGVHRLGWWLVLGLAGGRVLAAGCSCPALSGPVCQSAGPLRLSVCLSLGAAPLGAVRAGGSAAGAERLRSGRSRALGVGSARQATRLTRGRDMDRGVTVQNPYANVNIPREQFQQSFITRYLRDEPTVIANPTAVPAYGTGGHTELANGCNSPTIPTDKSWSRPYNPYASLRMPNGDSSASFYTVTLDKTPKGQEQRAGRQCGCCRWCSCCPKCCCVIS from the exons ATGCCCCTGTGCAGTGCCAAgtgtccctgtccagctgtggtcCCAGTGCCTCCTGAGCAGTGTCCATGTCCACTGCCAAGTGCCCAGGGCCAAGTGCCCGCTGTCCAGTGCCCGGTTCCCTGTACCCGTTGTGCCGGTGTCCATAGGCTGGGCTGGTGGTTGGTGTTGGGGCTGGCCGGTGGGCGGGTGCTGGCTGCGGGGTGTTCCTGCCCCGCTCTCTCGGGGCCGGTCTGTCAGTCTGCGGGGCCGctccgtctgtctgtctgtctgtcgcTCGGGGCGGCGCCGCTCGGGGCGGTCCGTGCAGGAGGAAGCGCAGCCGGGGCAGAGCGGCTCCGCAGCGGCCGGAGCCGCGCGCTCG gggtgggcagtgccaggcaggcCACGCGTCTGACAAGGGGCAGGGACATGGATCGGGGAGTCACCGTGCAGAACCCCTACGCCAACGTCAACATCCCACGGGAGCAGTTCCAGCAAAGCTTCATCACTCGCTACCTGAGAGACGAGCCCACCGTCATCGCCAACCCCACGGCAGTGCCCGCCTACGGCACCGGCGGGCACACAGAGCTTGCCAATGGCTGCAACAGCCCCACCATCCCCACAGACAAGTCCTGGTCCCGTCCCTACAACCCCTACGCTAGCCTGAGGATGCCCAATGGGGactcatctgcctccttctaCACTGTGACCCTGGACAAGACACCCAagggccaggagcagagggctggcaggcaatgtggctgctgcaggtggtgctcctgctgcccaaagTGCTGCTGTGTCATCTCCTGA